One window of the Chryseobacterium camelliae genome contains the following:
- the secG gene encoding preprotein translocase subunit SecG yields MDTIFTLLMVLIMIASILLVIIIMAQNPKGGGLSSTFGGASSAQFGVQRTNDFMEKATWTLGAVIIILILISVVITGKPTQALPNTNQPVKKEAPAQTAPASQNMPAQTPAAPAK; encoded by the coding sequence ATGGATACTATATTTACACTATTAATGGTTCTTATCATGATCGCGAGTATTTTACTGGTTATCATCATTATGGCTCAGAATCCTAAAGGAGGAGGCCTTTCCAGTACTTTCGGAGGTGCATCTTCCGCACAGTTCGGGGTACAGAGAACCAATGACTTTATGGAAAAAGCTACCTGGACGCTGGGTGCGGTGATCATCATTCTTATCCTGATCAGCGTAGTGATTACCGGTAAGCCGACACAGGCACTGCCCAACACAAACCAGCCGGTGAAAAAAGAAGCCCCTGCACAGACGGCTCCTGCTTCACAGAATATGCCGGCGCAGACACCTGCGGCACCCGCCAAATAA
- a CDS encoding ATP-binding protein, with amino-acid sequence MKSFLGENISQDSLVTLFSQAPVAMSLLMGDDLIIQNANPQMLELWGRDASVIGQPIFDVLPEIQSQGFVEILNNVYRKGEVFNGNKWPVFLEKYGEYAEHFFNFIYAPIYNDQRQVVGVSIVATEITDQVISERKFKESEYRFEDLIQKSEYSIAIYRSEDLYIELANEPMLKTWGKDASVIGMKLEDALPELEGQPFIGLLRDIFKTGKTYTATEDRADLVVDGKLQTFYYNFSYKPLKNSDGEVYAIHNVAVDVTDLVRARTKIQESEKKYRDLADSMPQFVWTSDKDGSISYMNDSWYKYSGFDKNEDLSESLKKIIKPEIYDHVKRIWQESVKTGKPFEVEYEFSDPRNPGGYRWFLGRAIPAYDEDKSIKQWIGTFTDIDDFKQLQAQKDHFLGIASHELKTPLTSLKLYTQFIEMNLQKQGDLKNAEVAKRMDAQIDRLTELVNDLLDVTKIQNGKIQLNESYFDFDQLIDEVIKEQQMTSRHKIIANRSCIGEIYADRHRISQVMSNLISNAIKYSPDADEVLVSAKEENNTISFSVKDFGIGIPPDKQAKVFEQYYRVSGSKEHTFPGLGLGLYISSEIIKRTGGRIYVHSTEGKGSDFCFEIPKNKNINNHA; translated from the coding sequence ATGAAAAGCTTCTTGGGAGAAAATATATCTCAGGATTCTCTGGTCACGTTGTTCAGCCAGGCTCCTGTGGCAATGTCTCTTTTGATGGGTGATGATTTGATCATTCAAAACGCCAATCCGCAGATGCTGGAACTATGGGGCAGGGATGCCAGCGTCATTGGTCAGCCTATATTTGATGTCCTTCCGGAAATACAATCTCAGGGATTCGTTGAGATTTTAAATAATGTATATCGTAAAGGGGAGGTATTTAACGGGAATAAATGGCCGGTTTTCTTAGAAAAATACGGAGAATATGCAGAGCACTTCTTCAATTTTATTTATGCACCCATTTATAATGATCAGAGACAGGTGGTCGGGGTGAGTATCGTTGCTACTGAGATAACAGACCAGGTAATTTCTGAACGTAAATTTAAGGAAAGCGAATACCGTTTTGAAGACCTGATCCAGAAATCTGAATACTCCATTGCGATCTACCGTTCCGAAGATTTATATATAGAACTTGCCAATGAGCCTATGCTTAAAACATGGGGTAAGGACGCTTCAGTTATCGGTATGAAACTGGAAGATGCGCTCCCTGAACTTGAAGGGCAGCCGTTCATCGGCCTTTTAAGGGATATATTCAAAACAGGAAAAACCTACACCGCTACTGAAGACCGTGCAGACCTTGTGGTAGATGGAAAACTGCAGACCTTTTATTATAATTTTTCTTACAAACCGCTGAAAAACTCAGACGGGGAAGTCTATGCCATACATAATGTAGCTGTTGATGTAACCGATCTGGTCAGGGCCAGGACAAAAATTCAGGAAAGCGAAAAGAAATACAGGGACCTTGCCGATTCCATGCCCCAGTTCGTATGGACGAGTGACAAAGACGGCAGTATCAGCTATATGAATGACAGCTGGTATAAGTACTCTGGTTTCGATAAGAATGAAGACCTTTCCGAATCCTTAAAAAAAATAATCAAGCCGGAAATTTATGATCATGTAAAGAGGATCTGGCAGGAAAGCGTGAAAACCGGAAAACCTTTTGAGGTGGAATATGAGTTCTCTGACCCTCGCAATCCCGGAGGGTACAGGTGGTTCTTAGGGAGGGCAATTCCGGCCTACGATGAAGACAAAAGTATAAAACAGTGGATCGGAACTTTTACAGATATCGATGACTTTAAGCAACTCCAGGCGCAGAAAGACCATTTTCTGGGCATTGCCAGCCACGAGCTGAAGACACCACTTACCAGCCTGAAACTGTATACCCAGTTCATCGAAATGAACCTTCAGAAACAGGGTGACCTTAAAAATGCCGAAGTGGCCAAAAGAATGGACGCCCAGATTGACCGGCTGACGGAACTGGTGAATGACCTTCTGGATGTGACCAAAATCCAGAATGGCAAAATCCAGCTCAATGAATCCTATTTCGATTTTGATCAGCTGATTGATGAAGTGATCAAAGAACAGCAGATGACCTCACGGCATAAAATTATTGCGAACCGGTCCTGCATAGGCGAGATATATGCAGACCGCCACCGGATTTCTCAGGTGATGAGCAATCTGATCAGCAATGCCATTAAATATTCTCCTGATGCCGATGAAGTGCTTGTTTCTGCAAAAGAAGAAAATAATACCATCAGCTTCAGTGTCAAAGATTTCGGGATAGGCATCCCTCCGGATAAGCAGGCAAAGGTTTTTGAACAATATTATCGCGTCAGCGGATCCAAAGAACATACCTTCCCGGGCCTCGGATTGGGATTGTATATTTCGTCTGAGATCATCAAAAGGACAGGCGGCAGGATTTATGTGCATTCAACCGAAGGAAAAGGGTCCGATTTTTGCTTCGAAATCCCAAAGAATAAAAATATAAACAATCATGCCTAG
- a CDS encoding M16 family metallopeptidase codes for MKKQLTYIAVAFLFTGMLSAQKIDINAMPKPGPTPAINIAKPKTFQLKNGLTVMVVENNKLPRVSVNLTMDRPPYYEGNITGVSEIMAEQLENGTMNISKDEFNKKIDYLGARLNFSSGGASANTLSKYFPEVMGLMADAIVNPKFSAEEIQNSKERTIEALKSDEKNASSIASRVSNALTYGKNTARGEFETVETINRIQLADVQNIYKKYYAPDNAYLVIVGDVKYDKVKPMVEKAFSGWKKANTPVAPLEPAQNLAKTEIDVVDVPSAVQSVVSVGNINTLKMKDPDYFPATIANYILGGGGEARLFMNLREKNGFTYGAYSNMSTSKYSPEFSAEASVRNEVTDKAVKEFMNELNAISTVKPDELENAKAKLKGNFIMSLERPETIARFALNQKIYDLPADFYTNYLKSIDKVTAADVTNAVKTNILPNQSRVFVAGKASDISESLEKLGYPVKYFDKDANPVGKPSAQKVDAGVTTASVADKYINAIGGMAAVQKINSITMDATAKVQGMDMSMKMTEAKGGKKAMNISVMGNTVQKMVFDGKEGYMEMQGKKAPIGEKEKAEMIKDQELFPELMFAKSPEYKLTGIEKYNNEDSYVIKGGKGTYYYSVKTGLKTGEIEVSEAGSVPTSYSDYKDVAGVKLPYTMVKNMGGMDINMTVKSYQVNQAKDADFK; via the coding sequence ATGAAAAAGCAATTAACCTATATAGCGGTAGCATTTTTATTCACAGGAATGCTTTCTGCACAGAAAATAGATATCAATGCAATGCCAAAGCCGGGACCGACTCCTGCCATCAACATTGCCAAGCCAAAAACCTTCCAGCTTAAGAACGGACTTACCGTCATGGTGGTGGAAAACAACAAGCTTCCAAGGGTAAGTGTAAACCTTACTATGGACAGGCCGCCTTACTACGAAGGAAACATAACCGGTGTAAGCGAAATTATGGCTGAACAGCTGGAAAACGGCACCATGAACATCAGCAAGGATGAATTCAACAAAAAGATCGACTATCTGGGAGCCCGACTGAATTTCTCTTCCGGAGGTGCTTCGGCCAATACCCTTTCCAAATATTTCCCTGAAGTAATGGGACTGATGGCAGATGCCATCGTAAATCCTAAATTCTCTGCTGAAGAAATCCAGAATTCCAAGGAGAGGACTATTGAAGCACTGAAGTCCGATGAAAAAAATGCTTCTTCTATTGCATCAAGGGTTTCCAATGCCCTTACCTACGGAAAGAATACCGCGAGAGGAGAATTTGAAACCGTTGAAACCATCAACAGGATACAGCTTGCAGATGTACAGAACATCTACAAGAAGTACTATGCTCCTGACAACGCGTACCTGGTCATCGTAGGAGACGTAAAATACGATAAGGTAAAACCGATGGTAGAGAAGGCATTCAGCGGCTGGAAAAAAGCGAATACACCTGTTGCCCCTCTTGAGCCGGCTCAAAACCTGGCCAAAACTGAAATTGATGTAGTGGATGTTCCTTCTGCGGTACAGTCTGTGGTATCTGTAGGCAATATCAATACCCTGAAAATGAAAGATCCGGATTATTTCCCTGCCACTATTGCCAATTATATTTTAGGCGGCGGCGGTGAAGCAAGGCTTTTCATGAATCTTCGTGAAAAGAACGGATTTACTTACGGAGCATATTCCAATATGAGCACCAGCAAATATTCCCCTGAGTTCTCTGCTGAGGCCAGTGTAAGAAATGAAGTGACGGATAAAGCCGTGAAAGAGTTCATGAATGAACTGAACGCGATCTCTACCGTAAAACCGGATGAGCTGGAAAATGCAAAAGCCAAGCTGAAGGGTAATTTCATCATGTCTCTGGAAAGACCTGAAACCATTGCAAGGTTTGCCCTGAATCAGAAAATCTATGATTTACCGGCTGACTTCTATACCAATTACCTGAAATCCATCGATAAAGTAACCGCAGCAGATGTAACGAATGCAGTAAAAACCAATATCCTGCCGAACCAGAGCAGAGTTTTCGTTGCAGGTAAAGCTTCCGATATTTCAGAAAGCCTGGAGAAACTGGGTTATCCTGTAAAATATTTTGACAAGGATGCCAATCCGGTAGGGAAACCTTCTGCCCAAAAAGTGGATGCCGGAGTAACAACGGCTTCTGTAGCGGATAAATACATCAATGCTATCGGAGGGATGGCTGCTGTTCAGAAAATCAATTCCATTACGATGGATGCTACCGCCAAAGTTCAGGGAATGGACATGAGTATGAAAATGACCGAGGCTAAAGGGGGAAAAAAGGCAATGAACATCAGCGTGATGGGAAATACCGTACAAAAAATGGTTTTTGACGGAAAGGAAGGATATATGGAGATGCAGGGCAAAAAGGCCCCTATAGGTGAAAAGGAAAAGGCTGAAATGATCAAGGATCAGGAGCTTTTTCCTGAACTGATGTTTGCAAAATCTCCTGAATATAAGCTGACCGGTATTGAAAAATACAATAACGAAGACTCTTACGTAATCAAAGGAGGTAAAGGAACTTATTATTACAGCGTAAAAACAGGTCTGAAAACCGGAGAAATAGAAGTAAGCGAAGCCGGTTCTGTACCAACCAGCTATTCCGATTACAAGGATGTAGCCGGAGTAAAGCTTCCTTACACCATGGTAAAGAATATGGGCGGAATGGACATCAATATGACCGTAAAGTCATACCAGGTGAACCAGGCTAAAGACGCTGATTTTAAATAA
- the recR gene encoding recombination mediator RecR: MDYPSKVLAKAVDEISGLPGIGRKTALRLALHLLKQPNSRAMGLGNSLISLVNDIKYCKECHNFSDFEICDICSNSKRSDELICIVEDVRDVIAIENTGKYKGKYLILGGKISPMEGVGPNQLNIPSIEKKLNEGKVREFIFALSATMEGDTTAYYIYKKFKNSGITFSSIARGIAVGDELEYADEISLGRSIVNRLPYNEKD; this comes from the coding sequence ATGGATTATCCTAGTAAAGTTTTGGCAAAAGCCGTGGATGAAATCTCCGGATTACCCGGAATCGGCAGGAAGACTGCCTTGCGTCTTGCACTGCATCTGCTGAAGCAGCCTAACTCCAGGGCTATGGGCCTTGGAAACTCCCTGATCAGCCTTGTTAATGACATTAAATACTGCAAGGAATGCCATAATTTTTCCGATTTCGAAATCTGTGATATCTGCAGCAACAGCAAGAGAAGCGACGAGCTGATCTGCATCGTGGAAGACGTTCGTGATGTAATTGCTATTGAAAATACGGGCAAGTACAAAGGCAAATACCTGATCCTGGGCGGTAAAATTTCCCCTATGGAAGGGGTAGGACCCAACCAGCTGAACATCCCGAGCATTGAGAAAAAGCTGAATGAAGGAAAAGTAAGGGAATTTATTTTTGCACTCAGTGCCACTATGGAAGGAGATACCACAGCCTATTACATTTATAAGAAATTCAAAAATTCTGGTATTACATTTTCCAGTATAGCCAGGGGAATCGCAGTAGGGGATGAGCTTGAATATGCCGATGAAATTTCTTTAGGAAGATCCATTGTCAACAGGCTGCCGTATAACGAAAAGGACTAA
- a CDS encoding response regulator transcription factor, with translation MPSASKIMVVDDSPAIVDSIEMMLDFEGFEIEKFYRGSDMLNALEASEKPNVILMDMWLSGEDGRDICRIIKADEKLRDIPVLIMSASRGLEQSALDAGANEFIAKPFDLGEMIDRIRSYMNN, from the coding sequence ATGCCTAGTGCTTCAAAAATAATGGTGGTGGATGACAGTCCCGCAATTGTTGATTCTATTGAAATGATGCTTGATTTTGAAGGGTTTGAAATTGAAAAATTTTACAGAGGTTCAGATATGCTGAATGCTTTGGAAGCATCAGAAAAGCCCAATGTGATCTTAATGGATATGTGGCTTTCCGGTGAAGACGGGAGAGATATATGCAGGATTATAAAAGCAGATGAAAAATTGCGTGACATTCCTGTACTGATTATGTCTGCAAGCAGGGGCCTGGAGCAATCCGCACTGGATGCTGGTGCCAATGAGTTTATTGCCAAACCATTTGATCTTGGAGAAATGATAGACCGCATCAGATCCTATATGAACAATTGA
- a CDS encoding glycosyltransferase family 2 protein produces the protein MKLSIVIVNYNVTRLLRNCLQSIQIYLSDISCEVIVVDNASTDSSWRQLIDEFPDCRFIVSEHNVGFAKANNKAVKTAEGEYILILNPDTEIEGYYMQDILDFADSKKDFGCLGVRMHDAAGNFLPESKRSVPDMINSFEKLFVGFKKNETKSYYRNDIGEHETAEVEVVTGAFMLIRKEVYEKAGGLDEAYFMYGEDIDICYTLLQKGYRNYYYGQASILHHKGESTVKDEVYLSRFYGAMQIFICKYYKTTKPVQYSFLKAGLRLRHTIEKIKLK, from the coding sequence ATGAAACTCAGCATTGTTATTGTCAATTACAACGTTACCCGACTCCTGAGAAACTGCCTCCAGTCTATTCAGATATACCTTTCGGATATTTCCTGTGAAGTGATCGTAGTGGATAATGCCTCAACAGACTCCTCATGGAGACAGCTGATCGATGAATTTCCGGACTGTAGGTTTATTGTTTCAGAACATAATGTAGGATTCGCCAAAGCCAATAATAAAGCTGTCAAAACAGCAGAGGGAGAATATATCCTGATCCTGAATCCGGATACGGAAATTGAAGGGTATTATATGCAGGACATCCTTGATTTTGCAGACTCAAAAAAGGATTTCGGATGCCTTGGTGTACGGATGCATGATGCTGCCGGGAATTTTCTTCCGGAAAGCAAGCGTTCTGTACCCGACATGATCAATTCCTTTGAGAAACTGTTCGTAGGTTTTAAAAAGAATGAAACCAAATCTTATTACCGAAATGACATCGGTGAACATGAAACTGCTGAAGTGGAAGTGGTAACTGGTGCGTTCATGCTCATCAGGAAAGAGGTATATGAAAAAGCGGGAGGACTGGATGAAGCGTATTTTATGTATGGAGAGGATATTGATATATGCTATACGCTGCTGCAGAAAGGCTATAGGAACTACTATTACGGACAGGCTTCTATCCTGCATCACAAAGGGGAAAGTACGGTAAAAGATGAAGTATACCTCAGCAGGTTTTACGGTGCCATGCAGATCTTCATCTGCAAATATTACAAGACGACAAAGCCGGTGCAGTATTCATTTCTGAAAGCCGGGCTCCGGCTCCGGCATACCATTGAAAAAATAAAGTTAAAATAA
- a CDS encoding M16 family metallopeptidase produces MKKRLLSVAAAAFFGMMLNAQQIKFEEYDLPNGLHVILHQDNSAPVVTTGVMYHVGAKDELKGRTGFAHFFEHLLFEGTPNIKRGEWFKIVSSNGGQNNANTTNDRTYYYETFPSNNEQLGLWMEAERMRHAVINQIGVDTQREVVKEEKRLRMDNQPYGNLFTTIQKNLFTNHPYNWPTIGSMEDLNAAKLDEFQAFYKKYYVPNNATLVVAGDIKPEETKKWIQEYYGGIPKGTVYAKNFPKDTPITQQKEVTAYDPNIQLPAYVFAYRTPANKEKDAYVLDMLSSYLSNGKSSVLYKKLVDQDKKALQVAAFNQGLEDYSIFAFFAIPMGQTTKQVLQSDIDAEIKKLQTTLISPDDYQKLQNQYENQFVNQNSSIQGIAASLATNHVLMGDTNLINKEIDIYRSITRQDLQNAAKKYLNPNQRIIINYLPEKK; encoded by the coding sequence ATGAAAAAACGACTTCTTTCTGTTGCTGCTGCAGCTTTCTTCGGAATGATGCTTAATGCACAGCAAATCAAATTCGAAGAATATGATCTGCCTAACGGTCTTCATGTAATTCTTCATCAGGACAATTCTGCCCCGGTAGTGACTACAGGGGTAATGTACCACGTGGGAGCAAAAGACGAGTTAAAGGGAAGAACAGGATTTGCGCATTTCTTTGAGCACCTTCTGTTTGAAGGAACTCCGAACATCAAACGAGGGGAATGGTTTAAGATTGTATCCTCTAACGGAGGGCAGAATAATGCCAACACAACCAACGACAGAACCTACTATTATGAGACATTCCCGTCCAATAATGAACAGCTGGGTCTGTGGATGGAGGCAGAAAGAATGCGCCATGCCGTGATCAATCAGATTGGAGTAGACACACAGAGAGAGGTAGTAAAAGAAGAAAAAAGATTGAGAATGGACAACCAGCCATACGGTAATCTTTTCACAACTATCCAGAAAAATCTTTTCACCAATCACCCTTATAACTGGCCGACCATCGGCTCTATGGAAGACCTGAATGCGGCAAAGCTGGATGAGTTCCAGGCTTTCTATAAAAAATACTATGTTCCAAACAACGCTACATTGGTTGTAGCCGGAGACATTAAGCCTGAAGAGACTAAAAAATGGATCCAGGAATATTACGGCGGTATCCCTAAAGGTACGGTATATGCTAAAAATTTCCCGAAAGATACGCCGATTACCCAGCAAAAGGAAGTAACAGCCTATGACCCGAACATTCAGCTTCCGGCATATGTTTTTGCATACAGAACACCTGCAAACAAAGAAAAGGATGCCTATGTTTTAGATATGCTTTCTTCCTACCTGAGCAACGGTAAATCTTCTGTTTTATATAAAAAACTGGTAGACCAGGATAAAAAGGCCCTTCAGGTAGCCGCCTTTAACCAGGGACTTGAAGACTACAGTATTTTCGCATTCTTTGCCATCCCTATGGGACAGACTACGAAGCAGGTTCTTCAATCTGATATCGATGCAGAGATTAAGAAACTGCAGACAACACTTATTTCCCCGGATGATTACCAGAAACTTCAGAACCAGTACGAGAACCAGTTTGTAAACCAGAATTCGAGCATCCAGGGTATTGCAGCTTCACTGGCAACCAATCATGTGCTGATGGGAGATACAAATCTGATCAACAAAGAAATCGATATCTACAGATCCATCACCAGACAGGATCTTCAGAATGCTGCCAAGAAGTATCTTAACCCTAATCAGAGAATAATCATTAATTACCTTCCTGAAAAAAAGTAG